TAAAGTTGGATTTCCAGTTGTAGTTTTTAGTTTGGGGTGCCAATAGTAGCATAGTTGCTTAGTCGTCCTTCCTCTTACGTATTACAATATAGGTGCTTTTCATGCTGCCTTTAGCGGAAAACGGACAACATGGACAAATAAGGGATAGGCAAGAATCTGTTCTTGAACTCTAGAGAACAGGCGGAAAGAGGTTCATCAGAGCGATAGGGAAAGCTTATAGAGGGGTGGTCTTACTACGACAAGTGAAGCCAGGGTTCCCTTTGTTCGGTGTCCGGGGAAGAGAAAGGAATCTATTCGGGAAGCGCTTACCAGCCCCTTTACCGATACCAAGGGGAAGCAGGAATTAGACCAATAGGGCACTGCTCTCCGCCTGTCGTAACAACAACAAAAGTCCATACCGGAATTTCATTACCTTATTCCTTAAACCCTAAAACGGAGACATTGGTACAACAGGAGGCTCGAGAGACCTCGAGCGTAATATACGCTACCATCGGAGAGACTTTAGCCACATCAACACCCGAATGAGGCGATCAAGAAAGTCGTGGGCCTCGTAGTACCCGCATACGACAGCTCTGTGGAGCTTTTCGGGTCGAAAACCTGTTCGACGTCAGAACCGATCTCAAAACCCTAATATCACCCTCTGAAGAGAAAGGACTTtctctatatctatatctatgcAACTAGTTCTTTCACTTGCTTCCAAATCCATCCATCTTACTTACTCAAAAGCTTTGAATATTCTACTCGAAATCTTGCTTCTAGCTTTGGGCACCTCTGACATAAACAGAAATAGCGTATATACAAGGCTAGCCTTTTCTCTCAAGCGTCTTGGTATTGGATCCGCTCTTCTgttaacatgaacatgaattaGATTCTATTCGAATTCTTTATTCTTAAGAGAATCCCCCACCCGAACCATTCTTAAGACCACCAAGCTCTCTCGAATGAATTCGACTCTTTCTGCTTTCGAGCTACACCGGGGGCAAAATCTTTTCCCCACTAAGACGTGCATCTTTATGGCTATATCGTCCTGAAGACGGATGCGACGGGAAGAAGTGGCATTTGGAAGTGTTGCTGACTTAACATTTAGGTTTCGGCATAACAAAGCTTGCACTGTCTTTTCGCACTTAGGCGCACAGCGTGCCATTGGTAATGATTCTACTACGGTGCCGCAAATTCGCAAGCTGATCCTAAGTAATCGTTGTTGTTCATTGGATTCCGGAGGAACTACTTCGTTAGGATTGGGGAATTGCTGCGATTCTTCCTGAATAGCCTGGATTCTCCCGTCGAGAGTCACTTTGAAAGTATTACCTAAACTCTTCCGACTGAATATGATAAAGCCTATAAAACATAGAGCTACTATCATTTCTTCATTATAAATTGAGATCTTCTTCGAACTTGATGCACAAATAGATAGAATAGCAGCAAATAGCATCTTTCTAGCCTGCATATTCGTGGAACTCAATCTCATTTAGAAAGCCTGATCTCTATCTTTCAGCAACTGAACGGGAAGTGGTTTAAGAATAAGAAAGGACTGACGAATCGGATGCGCTCGCCCAGCGAGAAAGGCCCTGACCCTGCCAACCAAGtatcaaaaagaaagaagagaaagaagggagAAGAGAACTTCGTATTTTGGTAACTCTCTAGGAGTCATCTTTAACCTTGAATGCTATTAATAGATTCTACAGCAATAGTCCCTCGGACTCGGAAAGTAATAACGAAAATAGCTAACCCAATAGCAGATTCCGCAGCTGCCACCGTTGGAACCAATGAAGCAAATGATTGACCCATCATATCATCCGAAGAAACAGAAAATACCAAAAAGTTCGAATTCACAGCTAATAACATTGATTCAATTGGCATTGACATAATAGGAATATTTCGTCTATTAAGGAGGATTCCCCGAATACCTGAAATAGagataatcatagaaaatgtgAAATATTTGATAGGATCCATTTCGGGAACGTAGAATGTAAGAGAAATTCAAATGTGAAACAATACGTCAGCTCTTCTACTTGAAATATCCTTCCATTATGGAAGAAATATGATTTTGGATACTCATATCCCCCGCCCCATCGTGCTTCGCCGATTGTTGTGCTCGTGTCAACCAAGCCTTCAAGTGCCTATAATGCGCCCTGGGGGCATTGGGTTTGTTGGCATTATAGGCAGCTTTGCTGGCGAAGCGTTCAATAAGAATTTCGACCATCTCGCTTGGTGATGGGAGGTCACCCAAGTTGCGGTGCCACAACCTTCGAACGAGGCGTGCCTTCTCTGATTCAATCAGGGGGCTAATCTGTTCGGCCAAGCGATTTTTTGGTTCTTGAACCTTGGCCAATTCAAGTTGATCCAAGGCTCTTTCGGTCTCGGACCGATCCCCTGGCTCTTCTTCAGCCGCGGGAAGGCTTGGTTCTGTCGAAGAGCTAACACCCCTTCCAGCGTCTCCGCCGTAAAGAGGAATGCCCTCCATTAAAGAAAGGAGCCAATCGAGGGAATCGAGAAATGGAATGATCCAAGCAAAGAAGAAGCCCgaaaaagagcaaaaaagaaCATAACCTCCGATACGATAAACAGCTCCGAAAGCCCTAATGATTACCGAAACCAATTTGGAATGTCTAATAAAAGCCAACATGAAGTTTTCTTGAGTTCTTTTACTGTCCGACCAGGTAGCTTGCTCCCAGATCCACATCAAGGTGACAGGATTCGAACCTATGGCCCTCTGTACCCAAAACAGATGCGCTGACCAGACTGCGCTACACCTCGTCTCACCACCCCGAAGCATATAGATCCACCCGATCGATGAACACTCAAACCGAACTCGCCCATCCTTTTGGGCACAGGGATGCGAGAACCAATCCGAGTAATCAACCGCTTTTTTTTGAATCTGCCTCAAGCAAGCCACCCCAACCCTACCGCCAAAAAGCCGTCCGTATAGTGCAGGAGCGCTCACATTTTTTTGCTTACTCTTTCACTTTCATTTCGAAATCCGGCTCGCTCCCGGCTACGGTTTGGACCTTTCGCCTGCTTAGAAGTGGATTCGAACCACTGACACAAGGATTTTCAGTCCTTTGCTCTAACCAGCTGAGCTACCTGAACCACTTTCCTAAAGTCTGTTTTCTTCATCGAATAGCGCCCTACCTTACCACTTGACTAGTAAGGGAAAAGCCCTTTACTAAAGAAAATCGAATAGATAGGCTTTTTTCGCTTCTTCGTCAAGCTTTCGAGCAGCTCTTTCAACTGCCGCCTAATCCCCCAACATGCTCAAGAACCGAGAGCCGTCCAGGGACTGCCGGAGGGAGCTTGCAACTAGAAAGAAGATAGGCCAGAAAAACAAGGTGCAACGGGCTCTCCGCTCCTAGTCACTAAGAAGTGCTATTCTGTCCTCCGGGGGACTGGACTCCACCAAGAGGTTCTTTCTCTCACGTAATTTCGCCCGCCCGTTTCATTTCCGTACCGGAGGAAATGGGATTCGAACCCATGATACAATCTTCTTGTATGTCGATTTAGCAAACCAATGCCTTAAGCCACTCAGCCATACCTCCAAGTTGTTGATCGGAATGGAATTGGATGTGCCGGGTTTGGTTGCTTGCCCGAAGGAAGGGCTATCTGATCCGATCAACTACGTAAGCCGTAGCGCGCTAGCGCGCGTACTCTTCCTCTATGAGCGAGACTCCATCCAAATCTGCCACTCCTTGGGCGAGGCCTTCTGTTCTATGAACACCCCACCACTGAATGATTCACTTTCAAGTTCTCGCCTCCGACCCGGGAGAACACAGGGTCAAGCCAAGCCCTGACCCGCCTAAATGGAATTCATATCTCCTTCGTCTGGTCGAGAAGGGAGGGGAACTGGACTCTGCCTCTTCTATTACATTTACATTACATTACGGAGAAGTCCATTCTCGTCATGATCGATCCACGTCCTAGCGTAGTGCCCGGCTTGCTTAGCAACCAAAGCTAGCTTACTAAGGTAGTTGACTTTttcattttgaaaaaagaaggCGAAGGCATTTTTCCTTGATTGCACGAGCTAGCCAGCAAGCCAGCAAACCCCCCCTTACTCACCTCAACATCTATAAAAAAAGCTCTTTCtccttttcatttcataatAATAAGGTAAGCATCCAGCTCTCGATCCAGAGCTACTGCTTCAAGAATCAACTGAGCTCAGGAAGTCAGGTTAAGACGTCGACTTTGACAGGGGAGATGAAAAAGAATTCCTGTCTTTAGAAGTAAATCCCACTAAACGTCACTTGTACGCTTGACATGAAAAGTAGAGGCAAGCGGAGTCAAAGGCCGAGCCTCAACCAGCAAAGGGGGACAGCCATGCCAATCCAAGCACTGGAAAAGTGTGCCCACtctacctttctttctttacccTAGACTCCGTTCTTCAAGGAGACCCATGTGCATTTCCTCTGTTCTGTGCTCGCTACGCCCTTGTGCCTTTAGTTGAAGTATAGGTCGTCGATTCAATCTATCTTGATGGGATTTTTCTAGTAGGTAGCGAGAAGACTAGTAGTATCGACAAGAGGCTACATCAATAGCTGCAAATTTCGGGTAGGGTAGGCTTGGAGTCAGAAGTCCTATTCTTCCCAACCAAATAAGCACTTTTGCAAAGTTCACCTTCCCGCGGTCAAAACAAGACTTACGGATAACAATCAGACCTTACCAGGGACAGGGACCAGACTATAGAGCCTAATTAAAAAGAATTCGGGCTTGCTTTTTCAATTCACATCTATGAGCGAGGATTCCTCTATCTCTTGCTCGCTTCGATCGGACTCTGACAGCTTAGGGAAGAATGATGGGTCGCTAACAAGGCCCCTAAATGACCGCTCAGAAGGCCTAcctattttttttcccaatctGTCACTTGCTCGTCCCTCTCTCATGAAAATGGTCTCTCCTCTCCTTACAGTCAAGTGGCTTTCAGCTCCTCTCCCGGCGGCTTAGACTCATGTCTATAGTCAGTTGCTAAGATGATTCCCATTCAAGCATTCTCATTCAATGTCAATGctgccttctttttttttttccaaattcctttcCAACCAGTCAAGTGGCTTTCAGCTCCTTTCTTTCTACTAGTTCTTACATAAGCAATTTGCAGGAAGTAAACGAAGTCTTTCCTTCCGAAATCCACTCCTGAAGTCACGTCTTTCAGTACTGGGACTGAAGTAAAGTACTTTCGAGTTGCTCTTTGCCCAAAGCCCTCCTTCCGACGACGTTAGAAATACCAACTCTAAATAGCTTTAGCATTTCTTGAGTGGAAAAGGTATTTATAGATTCTAGAGCTCAGGGGAAGGTTTGGAACCCTAGTAGCAGAATGGAATCAGTTTACCGGGCTGACTTCCATGCCAACACGAGTAGTTTAACTCATCACTACC
The Lycium ferocissimum isolate CSIRO_LF1 unplaced genomic scaffold, AGI_CSIRO_Lferr_CH_V1 ctg3776, whole genome shotgun sequence genome window above contains:
- the LOC132044171 gene encoding ATP synthase protein MI25, yielding MDPIKYFTFSMIISISGIRGILLNRRNIPIMSMPIESMLLAVNSNFLVFSVSSDDMMGQSFASLVPTVAAAESAIGLAIFVITFRVRGTIAVESINSIQGSGPFSLGELSSTNMQARKMLFAAILSICASSSKKISIYNEEMIVALCFIGFIIFSRKSLGNTFKVTLDGRIQAIQEESQQFPNPNEVVPPESNEQQRLLRISLRICGTVVESLPMARCAPKCEKTVQALLCRNLNVKSATLPNATSSRRIRLQDDIAIKMHVLVGKRFCPRCSSKAERVEFIRESLVVLRMVRVGDSLKNKEFE